Proteins encoded together in one Flavobacterium keumense window:
- a CDS encoding YchJ family protein, which translates to MVFQNCFCGSGVAFDKCCQPIVLGIQKATTAEALMRSRYVAYVVQDADYLIATTAPSHRGYYAKEDILSWATQNQWQCLEIVNVTPTTVAFKAYYLDSNKQLQVHHEYSRFVFENGEWLYVDGDYFED; encoded by the coding sequence ATGGTATTTCAAAATTGTTTTTGTGGTTCTGGTGTTGCTTTTGATAAATGTTGTCAGCCGATTGTGTTGGGGATTCAAAAAGCAACAACCGCCGAGGCTTTAATGCGTTCACGGTATGTTGCTTATGTAGTTCAGGATGCAGATTATTTAATTGCAACTACGGCTCCCTCTCATAGAGGATATTATGCAAAGGAAGATATTTTAAGTTGGGCGACTCAAAATCAATGGCAGTGTCTGGAAATAGTAAATGTTACACCAACCACTGTAGCGTTTAAAGCCTATTATTTAGACTCTAATAAACAATTGCAAGTGCATCATGAATATTCTCGATTTGTATTCGAAAATGGAGAATGGTTGTATGTTGATGGTGATTATTTTGAAGACTAA
- a CDS encoding DUF4339 domain-containing protein has product MKKYYLHNGTESSGPFSFEELRIMKITKTTPVWYDGMEKWKYAADIEELHELIAATPPPFQVEEVSTSHSQKTISNAAFLGLSKNGFIAVIVIILIFSTVIFNIVQNNRSEELEAKNKKTLLENRQFSLQQKEIEEQKRLIEEQEKAEAERTAKEKKQTITDRISAIENEMAVTKDDLDTAKEKLAKANEFKVLRTSAEKSEELKKLKQEIEDLEKELEDLEAEQNRLNLDLEKIK; this is encoded by the coding sequence ATGAAAAAATATTATTTACATAACGGAACCGAAAGCTCAGGCCCTTTTAGTTTTGAGGAACTTAGAATAATGAAAATCACTAAGACCACTCCTGTTTGGTATGATGGTATGGAAAAATGGAAATATGCTGCAGATATCGAAGAACTGCACGAATTAATTGCTGCTACCCCTCCCCCTTTTCAGGTTGAGGAAGTTTCTACTTCTCATTCCCAAAAAACAATTTCTAATGCTGCTTTTTTAGGACTTTCAAAAAATGGATTTATTGCCGTTATCGTAATTATCTTAATTTTTTCTACTGTTATTTTTAATATTGTTCAAAACAACCGAAGCGAAGAATTAGAAGCGAAAAACAAAAAGACATTACTTGAAAATAGACAATTTTCACTACAGCAAAAAGAAATAGAAGAACAAAAAAGATTAATTGAAGAACAAGAAAAAGCAGAAGCTGAACGTACTGCAAAAGAAAAGAAACAAACTATCACTGACCGCATCTCAGCTATAGAAAATGAAATGGCTGTGACCAAAGACGACCTAGATACGGCGAAAGAAAAATTGGCTAAAGCCAATGAATTCAAAGTATTGCGAACTTCGGCTGAAAAAAGTGAAGAGCTAAAAAAACTAAAACAAGAGATTGAAGATTTAGAAAAAGAATTGGAAGATTTAGAAGCAGAACAAAATCGATTGAATTTAGATCTCGAAAAAATCAAATAG
- the mnmE gene encoding tRNA uridine-5-carboxymethylaminomethyl(34) synthesis GTPase MnmE, producing the protein MIHNDSIVALATPSGAGAISIIRVSGQNAIEIGASVFKSIKNKNLAQQKTHTLHLGHIIDEGKTLDEVLISIFKGPNSYTGENTIEISCHGSTYIQQQIIQLLLRKGCRIANAGEFTLRAFLNGKLDLSQAEAVADLISSDNEASHQIAMQQMRGGFSNEIAKLREELLNFASLIELELDFAEEDVEFADRTQFHELLNRIEFVLKRLIDSFAVGNVIKNGIPVAIVGEPNVGKSTLLNALLNEERAIVSDIAGTTRDTIEDELVIGGVSFRFIDTAGIRETKDVVENIGIQKTFEKIEQAQVVLYLVDGLELMVDGALDSLIIALNKTQNQYPQKTILTIINKKDLISDKIIVATNEKLTTNNQQLATIFISAKNKEGIDELKNKLLSFVNTGALRNNETIVTNTRHYDSLLKALDEIQKVKFGLESNLSSDLMALDIKEALYHFGLITGQVTNDELLGNIFANFCIGK; encoded by the coding sequence ATGATACACAACGATTCCATCGTAGCTTTAGCAACGCCTTCGGGAGCTGGAGCAATCTCAATAATACGGGTTTCTGGGCAAAATGCTATTGAAATTGGGGCTAGTGTTTTTAAATCAATTAAAAACAAAAACTTAGCGCAACAGAAAACCCACACCCTACATTTAGGTCATATTATTGATGAAGGCAAAACTTTGGATGAAGTTTTGATTTCTATTTTTAAAGGCCCCAACTCCTATACAGGAGAGAACACTATTGAAATTTCCTGCCACGGTTCTACTTATATCCAACAGCAAATTATTCAACTATTACTACGAAAAGGTTGTCGCATCGCTAATGCAGGTGAATTTACTTTAAGAGCCTTCTTAAACGGCAAATTGGATTTGTCACAAGCCGAAGCCGTGGCTGATTTGATTTCGTCAGACAACGAAGCTTCTCACCAAATTGCCATGCAGCAAATGCGTGGCGGATTCTCTAACGAAATTGCCAAACTACGTGAAGAATTATTGAATTTTGCTTCACTAATCGAATTGGAGTTGGACTTTGCTGAAGAAGATGTTGAGTTTGCCGACCGAACTCAATTTCACGAATTGTTAAACCGTATTGAATTTGTTCTCAAAAGATTGATTGACTCTTTTGCAGTGGGAAATGTGATTAAAAATGGTATTCCTGTTGCTATCGTGGGCGAACCTAACGTGGGAAAATCTACTTTATTGAACGCTTTATTGAATGAAGAACGTGCTATTGTTTCGGATATTGCTGGAACTACACGTGATACTATTGAAGACGAATTAGTCATTGGAGGTGTTAGTTTCCGATTCATTGATACTGCTGGAATTCGCGAAACCAAAGATGTTGTGGAGAATATTGGAATCCAAAAAACATTTGAAAAGATAGAGCAAGCTCAAGTAGTGCTCTACTTGGTTGATGGTTTAGAGTTGATGGTTGATGGGGCTTTGGATTCACTAATCATCGCATTGAATAAAACACAAAATCAATATCCTCAAAAGACAATTTTAACTATTATAAATAAAAAAGATTTAATTTCAGATAAAATCATCGTTGCCACCAACGAAAAACTAACAACCAACAACCAACAACTAGCAACCATTTTCATTTCTGCCAAAAATAAAGAAGGTATTGACGAACTCAAAAACAAATTACTTTCCTTTGTAAACACAGGTGCTTTGCGTAATAACGAAACTATTGTGACCAATACCCGTCATTATGATTCATTACTCAAAGCATTGGATGAAATTCAAAAAGTAAAATTTGGATTAGAATCCAACCTGTCTAGTGATCTAATGGCTTTAGATATTAAAGAAGCGTTGTACCATTTTGGTCTTATTACAGGACAAGTGACTAATGATGAATTGCTTGGAAACATATTTGCAAATTTTTGTATCGGAAAATAA
- a CDS encoding universal stress protein, which produces MKKILFPTDFSEAANNAFVHALEFAKLVHGELILLHTFELPVFDNQFFPENYAAIYDSVELSEFDMFKDEIPKLRAIAEAHHLDKIKMSHRLKDGDLVSNIKGTSKEEKIDYIVMGTSGATGWDSFFIGTNTASVVTQAGVPVFCVPSNAPFNAIKIIGFTTRFRAKDKKALQSVLELAHKAKAKVKCLYVKTSDSDVSKATIAKWEEEFKSEPIEFFVIDSDDVQATILDFIMYKDIDVLTLLPYKRGFFEGLFKPSLTKKLTTDFEIPILSIPME; this is translated from the coding sequence ATGAAAAAGATTCTGTTTCCCACCGATTTTTCAGAAGCAGCTAATAATGCTTTTGTACATGCTTTGGAATTTGCAAAATTAGTTCATGGAGAGCTTATTTTGTTACATACCTTTGAACTTCCCGTTTTTGATAATCAGTTTTTCCCTGAGAACTATGCTGCAATTTATGATTCGGTTGAATTGAGTGAATTTGATATGTTTAAAGATGAAATTCCAAAATTGAGAGCAATTGCTGAGGCACATCATTTGGATAAAATTAAAATGTCTCACCGATTAAAAGACGGGGATTTAGTATCTAATATAAAAGGCACTAGTAAAGAGGAGAAAATAGACTATATTGTTATGGGAACTTCAGGTGCTACAGGTTGGGATAGTTTTTTTATAGGAACCAATACGGCTTCTGTGGTTACTCAGGCTGGTGTTCCTGTATTTTGTGTGCCATCTAATGCACCATTTAATGCCATAAAAATAATAGGGTTTACCACTCGATTTAGAGCCAAAGATAAAAAGGCATTACAGTCGGTTTTAGAATTAGCCCATAAAGCTAAAGCAAAAGTAAAATGTTTGTATGTTAAAACCTCGGATTCAGATGTTTCAAAAGCTACTATTGCTAAATGGGAAGAAGAATTCAAATCAGAACCGATTGAGTTTTTTGTAATAGACAGTGATGATGTTCAAGCTACAATTTTGGATTTTATTATGTACAAAGATATTGACGTACTGACATTGTTGCCATACAAACGAGGATTCTTTGAGGGGTTGTTTAAACCAAGCTTAACTAAAAAATTAACAACCGATTTTGAAATTCCAATTTTGTCGATTCCAATGGAATAA
- the dnaN gene encoding DNA polymerase III subunit beta, with the protein MKFIVSSSYLLKQLQVLGSVINSNNTLPILDNFLFDLNNNVLTVSASDLETTMSATLDIDSTSQGSVAVPAKLLLEILKTFPEQPLTFTVEENSTIEISSNSGKYALAYAPGEEFPKSVNLDDPSVTLVPAEVLATAISKTIFAAGNDDLRPVMSGVFFQFSPQGLTFVATDAHKLVKYARTDVTASQVADFIMPKKPLNILKSILGTSDAEVKIEYNDSNATFSFDNYLLMCRLIDGKYPNYEAVIPKENPNKLMIDRTQFLSSVRRVAIFSNKTTHQIRLKIAGAELNVSAEDIDYSNKAEERLTCDYQGDDMQIGFNSRFLTEMLTNLQSDMIMLEMSLPNRAGILTPVDGLEEGETVTMLVMPVMLNA; encoded by the coding sequence ATGAAATTTATAGTATCGAGTTCGTACTTATTAAAACAATTACAGGTTTTAGGGAGTGTTATCAATAGCAACAATACTTTGCCTATTTTAGATAACTTTTTGTTTGATTTGAATAACAATGTATTAACCGTATCTGCTTCTGATTTAGAGACTACCATGTCTGCTACTTTGGATATTGATTCTACAAGTCAAGGAAGTGTTGCAGTTCCTGCAAAATTATTGTTAGAAATTCTTAAAACATTTCCTGAACAACCATTAACATTTACAGTTGAGGAAAATAGCACAATCGAAATTAGCTCAAACTCTGGTAAATATGCCTTGGCCTATGCTCCAGGAGAAGAATTTCCTAAATCAGTCAATTTAGACGACCCTTCTGTAACTTTAGTTCCTGCCGAAGTTTTAGCAACTGCTATAAGCAAAACTATTTTTGCAGCTGGAAATGACGATTTGCGACCAGTGATGTCTGGAGTATTTTTTCAATTTTCACCACAAGGGTTAACTTTTGTTGCTACTGATGCTCATAAATTAGTAAAATATGCACGTACCGATGTAACAGCTTCTCAAGTAGCTGATTTCATTATGCCAAAAAAACCGTTAAACATCTTAAAAAGTATTTTAGGCACTTCAGATGCTGAAGTAAAAATTGAATACAATGATTCTAACGCTACGTTCTCATTCGATAATTATTTGTTGATGTGTCGTTTAATCGATGGAAAATATCCAAACTACGAAGCAGTTATTCCTAAAGAAAATCCAAATAAATTGATGATTGATCGTACTCAATTCTTGAGTTCAGTTCGTCGTGTGGCTATTTTCTCTAACAAAACAACCCACCAAATTCGTTTGAAAATTGCTGGTGCTGAGTTGAACGTTTCTGCTGAAGATATTGATTACTCTAACAAAGCAGAAGAAAGATTGACCTGTGATTATCAAGGAGATGATATGCAAATTGGGTTTAATTCTCGTTTCTTAACCGAAATGTTAACTAACCTACAATCAGACATGATTATGTTAGAAATGTCATTACCTAATCGCGCAGGAATCCTTACTCCAGTAGATGGTTTAGAAGAAGGAGAAACCGTTACAATGTTAGTAATGCCTGTCATGTTAAATGCATAA
- the gldG gene encoding gliding motility-associated ABC transporter substrate-binding protein GldG, which translates to MNTATKNRLKSVGITIVLLLVLNTIGSFFFYRFDLTKDKRYTLSPTSLHILEQVKNPLYIKVYMQGELPSEFKRLQTETRQMLEEFQGYNSNIVFEFIDPLEDEATSMDNIKELYRKGLTPINISVDDKGKQSQAMVFPWAIAVYDNNEVNIPLLKNIMGASTTDKVIGSVQHLEYSIADALNKITTTKQKKIAIIKGNGELHEAYIAKFLLQTKESYHIGPFTLDSVAKQPVNTLEALKKYDLAIIAKPTEAFSESEKQVLDQYIVNGGKTIWLVDQVVAEMDSLYNPTGSTLAFPRDLNLNDFFFKYGVRIYPDLVKDEQGSPIKLASGEQGSATQFHDFNWKFAPLVHPQSNHPIVKNLGGIKFDFANAIDTLKNGIKKTVLLQSSQYSKRIGTPSEINLNSVNEETSPADYLNKGTIPLAVLLEGNFHSMFENRVLAFDQNHFQAKGKHGKMIVISDGDVIKNQLDKNLFPVELGYDQRTGNLYDNKDFLMNCVNYVLDDSGLINIRSKDLDLPLLDKERVYENYTSIQFITIGLPMVILLLFGIIFSFIRKRKYS; encoded by the coding sequence ATGAATACTGCAACCAAAAATAGGCTGAAATCAGTAGGAATTACTATAGTACTACTATTGGTTTTGAATACCATTGGGAGTTTCTTTTTCTATCGATTTGATTTGACCAAAGACAAAAGATACACCCTATCTCCTACTTCTTTACATATTCTTGAACAAGTCAAAAATCCATTATACATCAAAGTGTATATGCAAGGAGAATTACCTTCTGAATTCAAGCGTTTGCAAACAGAAACGCGCCAAATGCTTGAAGAATTTCAAGGTTATAATTCCAATATTGTATTTGAATTTATTGACCCTCTTGAAGATGAAGCAACAAGTATGGACAATATCAAAGAATTGTACCGTAAAGGACTTACTCCCATCAATATTTCAGTTGACGACAAAGGAAAACAGTCGCAAGCGATGGTTTTTCCTTGGGCAATTGCTGTTTATGATAATAACGAAGTCAATATTCCTTTGTTGAAAAACATTATGGGAGCCTCTACTACTGATAAAGTCATTGGTTCGGTACAACATTTGGAATATTCCATTGCCGATGCTCTGAATAAAATAACTACTACTAAACAAAAGAAAATTGCCATTATCAAAGGAAACGGCGAATTGCACGAAGCTTATATTGCTAAATTTTTACTCCAAACCAAAGAAAGCTACCACATTGGTCCCTTTACTTTAGATTCGGTAGCAAAACAGCCTGTCAATACCCTTGAAGCATTAAAAAAATACGATTTAGCTATTATTGCCAAACCTACAGAGGCTTTTTCTGAAAGCGAAAAACAGGTATTAGATCAGTACATTGTCAATGGTGGAAAAACGATTTGGTTAGTGGATCAAGTGGTAGCTGAAATGGATAGTTTATATAATCCTACGGGGAGCACTTTAGCATTCCCAAGAGACTTAAATCTGAATGACTTTTTCTTTAAATACGGAGTCCGAATTTATCCTGATTTAGTCAAAGACGAACAAGGAAGTCCTATAAAATTAGCCTCTGGAGAACAGGGAAGCGCAACTCAATTTCACGATTTCAATTGGAAATTTGCACCTTTAGTACATCCGCAAAGTAACCATCCTATTGTAAAAAATTTAGGAGGAATCAAATTTGATTTTGCCAATGCTATTGACACTTTGAAAAACGGTATCAAAAAAACAGTTTTGTTACAATCTTCACAATATTCTAAACGAATTGGCACACCTTCTGAAATTAATCTAAATAGCGTTAACGAAGAAACTTCGCCAGCGGATTACTTAAACAAAGGTACTATTCCTCTAGCCGTTTTACTCGAAGGTAATTTTCATTCGATGTTTGAAAACCGAGTGTTAGCATTTGATCAAAATCATTTTCAAGCCAAAGGAAAACATGGAAAAATGATTGTTATTTCAGATGGTGATGTCATCAAAAATCAATTGGATAAAAATTTATTTCCAGTAGAATTAGGTTACGATCAACGCACTGGAAATTTATACGATAACAAAGATTTTCTAATGAATTGTGTCAATTATGTATTGGACGATAGCGGACTTATTAACATTCGTTCCAAAGATTTAGATCTACCTTTGCTCGATAAGGAAAGGGTATATGAAAACTATACCAGCATACAATTCATAACAATCGGACTTCCAATGGTTATTTTATTACTATTTGGAATCATTTTTTCTTTTATTAGAAAAAGAAAATACAGCTGA
- the gldF gene encoding gliding motility-associated ABC transporter permease subunit GldF: protein MKSIVLREIKSFFGSPIGYLVIAIFLILNGLFLWVFEGDYNILNSGFADLTPFFTLSPWILIFLIPAVTMRSFSDEKKQGTLELLLTKPLSVWEIVNGKFLGAVFLICIAIIPTFIYVKAISFLGLPEGNIDMGSTVGSYFGLLFLIGAYAAIGIFTSTLSENQIVAFIIAVFLCFLFFFGFEGLASLTPSFSNAIAYFGMQDHFKSMSRGVLDTRDILYFASIIVFFLSLTVNQLKSFQS, encoded by the coding sequence ATGAAATCAATTGTATTACGTGAAATAAAATCATTCTTTGGCTCACCAATAGGCTATTTGGTGATTGCTATTTTCCTTATTTTAAACGGACTCTTTCTCTGGGTCTTTGAAGGAGATTACAATATCTTAAATTCGGGATTTGCCGATTTGACTCCATTTTTCACATTGTCACCTTGGATTCTGATTTTCTTAATTCCTGCGGTAACTATGCGCAGTTTTTCAGACGAAAAAAAGCAAGGTACTTTAGAACTTTTACTCACCAAACCCTTAAGTGTTTGGGAAATTGTCAATGGGAAATTTTTAGGTGCTGTGTTTTTAATTTGTATAGCAATTATTCCTACCTTCATTTATGTAAAAGCGATTTCTTTTTTAGGATTACCCGAAGGAAACATTGATATGGGAAGTACAGTAGGTTCGTATTTCGGATTGCTTTTTTTAATTGGAGCTTACGCTGCCATTGGAATCTTCACCTCGACACTTTCAGAGAATCAAATTGTTGCTTTTATAATAGCCGTGTTTTTGTGTTTTCTATTCTTCTTTGGTTTTGAAGGATTAGCTTCACTAACTCCTAGTTTTTCAAATGCAATTGCTTATTTCGGTATGCAAGATCATTTTAAAAGTATGAGCCGTGGCGTATTGGATACGCGAGATATTCTTTATTTTGCAAGTATCATCGTCTTTTTTCTTTCTTTGACTGTTAACCAATTAAAATCGTTTCAATCCTAA
- a CDS encoding putative quinol monooxygenase translates to MLVRIVKLSFHVENIPAFLENFELYKNQIRNFPGNRLLELYQDKNNASVFFTYSYWESEEDLENYRTSALFNEIWDFTKKLFNDKPEAWSVDKLASLV, encoded by the coding sequence ATGTTGGTACGCATCGTAAAATTGAGCTTTCATGTGGAAAATATTCCTGCATTTCTAGAAAATTTTGAATTATATAAAAATCAAATACGAAATTTTCCTGGCAATCGTTTATTAGAATTGTATCAAGACAAAAATAATGCATCGGTTTTCTTTACTTATAGTTATTGGGAAAGCGAAGAGGATTTAGAAAATTATAGAACATCGGCTCTTTTTAATGAAATTTGGGACTTCACAAAAAAATTATTCAATGACAAACCCGAAGCGTGGAGTGTTGATAAATTAGCAAGTTTAGTATAA
- a CDS encoding SAM hydrolase/SAM-dependent halogenase family protein: MSIITLTTDYGLRDHFVGALKGKIISEFSEVNIIDISHDIDPFNILETSYIIGAAYSSFPKGTVHIIGVDSERNKENQHIAIQWNDHYFIGADNGVLSILTQKVVPQKMVSITIHDRLHNDATDLDVFVKVACHLAKGGLLNVIGKEITQLKPVTGLQATVTADHKAIKGHVIYIDHFGNVVTNISKKQFLDIAKGRPYEIVMKTKNIKTILPNYSAIATNENYSMKNYEGEKLAIFNEAGFLEIAVFRSNPSKVGSANSLLGLGYRDVVLIEFKN; the protein is encoded by the coding sequence ATGTCAATAATTACCCTTACTACCGATTACGGCTTGAGAGATCACTTTGTGGGTGCTTTGAAAGGGAAAATTATATCCGAATTTTCCGAGGTAAACATTATTGATATTTCTCATGATATAGATCCTTTTAACATACTCGAAACAAGCTACATCATTGGAGCCGCTTATAGTAGTTTTCCAAAAGGGACAGTACATATTATTGGTGTGGATAGCGAACGAAATAAAGAAAATCAACACATTGCCATCCAATGGAATGATCACTATTTTATTGGAGCTGACAATGGCGTTTTGAGTATTCTAACACAAAAAGTAGTTCCACAAAAAATGGTTTCCATTACTATTCACGATCGTTTGCACAATGACGCTACTGATTTGGATGTTTTTGTAAAAGTAGCTTGCCATTTAGCAAAAGGTGGATTGCTCAATGTTATTGGTAAAGAAATAACACAATTAAAACCCGTAACTGGCTTACAAGCCACCGTGACCGCTGATCATAAAGCTATCAAAGGGCATGTAATTTACATAGACCATTTTGGTAATGTGGTAACCAATATTTCTAAAAAACAGTTTCTCGATATTGCCAAAGGAAGGCCTTATGAAATTGTTATGAAAACAAAAAATATCAAGACTATTTTACCTAACTATTCTGCAATTGCAACTAATGAAAATTATTCCATGAAAAATTATGAAGGTGAAAAACTAGCCATTTTCAACGAAGCCGGTTTTCTTGAAATTGCCGTTTTTAGAAGCAATCCTTCTAAAGTGGGTTCAGCCAATAGCTTGCTCGGTTTGGGATATAGAGACGTTGTTTTAATTGAATTTAAAAATTAA
- a CDS encoding PhoH family protein — translation MNERIIELVDIAPKEFWGAQDAHLETIKKYYPKLKIVARGTTLKAFGEKEVLDEFEKRFQRLMLHFSRYNNIDDNVIERVILGDGQDERKIQGHDKILVHGVGGKLIKALTPNQQLLVETLLKNDMVFAVGPAGTGKTYTGVAMAVKALKEKEVKRIILTRPAVEAGENLGFLPGDMKEKLDPYMQPLYDALRDMLPSEKIEDYILKGIIQIAPLAFMRGRTLDNAFVILDEAQNTTHSQMKMFLTRMGKNAKFMITGDPGQVDLPSRTISGLKEALLVLKDVEGIGIIYLDDKDVVRHRLVKKVIEAYKKIENND, via the coding sequence TTGAACGAAAGAATTATTGAATTAGTAGACATTGCTCCAAAGGAGTTTTGGGGGGCTCAAGATGCTCATTTGGAAACTATTAAAAAATACTATCCCAAATTAAAAATAGTAGCTCGAGGAACAACTCTAAAAGCTTTTGGCGAAAAAGAAGTTTTAGATGAGTTTGAGAAACGATTTCAGCGATTAATGCTCCATTTTTCAAGGTACAATAATATAGATGATAATGTAATTGAACGAGTAATTCTGGGAGATGGTCAAGATGAACGAAAAATACAAGGACACGACAAAATATTAGTTCATGGAGTAGGCGGAAAATTGATTAAAGCTTTAACTCCAAATCAACAATTACTCGTTGAAACTTTATTGAAAAACGATATGGTTTTTGCTGTTGGACCTGCGGGAACTGGTAAAACCTATACTGGAGTTGCTATGGCGGTTAAAGCCTTGAAAGAAAAAGAAGTCAAGAGAATTATTCTAACTCGCCCAGCAGTTGAAGCCGGAGAGAATCTTGGTTTTTTACCTGGAGACATGAAGGAAAAACTAGATCCTTACATGCAACCTTTGTATGATGCGTTGCGAGACATGTTACCTAGTGAAAAAATTGAAGATTATATTTTGAAAGGAATCATCCAAATTGCACCTTTAGCCTTCATGCGCGGTCGAACCTTAGATAATGCGTTTGTTATTCTAGACGAAGCACAAAACACGACCCATTCCCAAATGAAAATGTTTTTGACTCGTATGGGGAAAAATGCCAAGTTCATGATTACGGGCGATCCGGGGCAAGTCGATTTGCCTAGCCGAACCATTTCAGGTTTAAAAGAAGCGCTTTTGGTTTTGAAAGATGTTGAAGGTATTGGAATCATTTACTTGGATGATAAAGATGTAGTGCGTCACCGATTGGTTAAAAAAGTTATTGAGGCCTATAAAAAAATAGAGAATAACGATTAA
- a CDS encoding Cof-type HAD-IIB family hydrolase → MIRENCKVIISDLDGTLLNQHHVISDYTRSVFQELHQQNYLIVVATGRHHLDAMPLVEKLGVPLYLVTSNGARIHSPSKELLFSINMESDTVKSILSLDIDPEITTVLFREDIWQTNRHNEKLNSFQKEVTYHPQLVDFKKLDDYEAIKIFFTHENHDKLKKVRDLILEQYPDSFNHAFSLPICLEFMDKRVDKSVAITKILEIENLNFNHAISFGDGFNDEMMLASTGKGLIMGNAPETLKNKLSHLEVIATNHEDGVAKYLSESLLK, encoded by the coding sequence ATGATAAGAGAAAATTGTAAGGTTATTATTAGTGACTTGGATGGGACTTTATTAAATCAACATCACGTAATTTCTGATTACACAAGATCAGTTTTTCAAGAATTACACCAACAAAATTACTTAATTGTTGTGGCTACAGGTCGCCATCATTTAGACGCGATGCCTTTAGTAGAGAAGTTGGGGGTGCCTTTGTATTTGGTGACTTCCAATGGGGCAAGAATTCATTCTCCTTCAAAAGAATTGCTTTTTTCAATCAATATGGAAAGCGATACGGTAAAATCGATTTTATCGTTAGATATTGATCCAGAAATTACAACGGTTTTGTTTCGAGAAGATATTTGGCAAACAAACAGACACAATGAAAAATTGAATAGTTTTCAAAAAGAAGTGACTTATCATCCGCAATTAGTTGATTTTAAAAAATTAGACGATTACGAGGCAATTAAAATTTTCTTTACTCATGAAAATCATGACAAACTGAAAAAAGTAAGAGATTTAATTTTAGAACAATATCCAGATAGTTTTAATCACGCCTTTAGCCTTCCTATTTGTTTGGAATTTATGGATAAAAGGGTTGATAAAAGTGTAGCCATTACTAAAATTTTAGAAATAGAAAATCTAAATTTTAATCACGCTATTTCTTTTGGGGACGGCTTCAATGACGAAATGATGCTTGCTTCGACAGGCAAAGGATTGATCATGGGCAACGCTCCCGAAACTTTAAAAAATAAATTATCTCATTTAGAAGTAATTGCTACTAATCATGAAGATGGAGTGGCAAAATATCTTTCCGAATCATTATTAAAATAG